A genomic segment from Glycine soja cultivar W05 chromosome 18, ASM419377v2, whole genome shotgun sequence encodes:
- the LOC114395907 gene encoding uncharacterized protein LOC114395907, producing MLNENAEFKALALKEIRTASDGIRKILFTLDDGLVIETVVILCDRGRTTVCVSSQVGCAMNCKFCYTGRMGLRRHLTAAEIVEQAVFARRLFTDEVGSFTSVVFMGMGEPLHNTDNVIKAAYIMVDEQGL from the exons ATGTTGAATGAAAATGCTGAGTTCAAAGCGCTTGCTCTAAAAGAAATTCGCACAGCATCTGATGGAATAAGAAAG ATTTTATTCACATTGGATGATGGGCTGGTCATAGAAACAGTTGTCATACTTTGTGACAGAGGTAGGACTACTGTGTGTGTTTCAAGTCAAGTTGGATGTGCCATGAATTGTAAATTTTGCTACACTGGAAG AATGGGTCTTCGGAGACATCTTACTGCTGCAGAAATAGTAGAGCAGGCTGTTTTTGCCAGACGGCTGTTCACAGATGAAGTTGGTTCCTTTACAAGTGTTGTCTTTATG ggCATGGGGGAACCACTTCATAACACTGATAATGTCATTAAAGCTGCATATATAATGGTGGATGAGCAAGGGCTTTAG